In a genomic window of Streptomyces katrae:
- a CDS encoding STAS domain-containing protein, whose amino-acid sequence MPLSVSLSIEGDTTVIELTGELDAKTAPDFHQTIEKAAGHGTSTVEIRMAGVGYMASAGLRSLVFAQQKVADHVTIKVVGAIEPVSRTIRTAGLDRSILLADD is encoded by the coding sequence ATGCCGCTTTCCGTGTCCCTGAGCATCGAGGGCGACACCACCGTGATCGAACTGACGGGCGAGCTGGACGCCAAGACCGCGCCGGACTTCCACCAGACCATCGAGAAGGCCGCCGGCCACGGCACCAGCACCGTCGAGATCCGGATGGCGGGCGTCGGCTACATGGCCAGCGCCGGGCTGCGCTCCTTGGTCTTCGCCCAGCAGAAGGTGGCGGACCACGTCACCATCAAGGTGGTCGGCGCCATCGAGCCCGTCTCGCGGACCATCCGCACGGCCGGACTCGACCGCAGCATCCTGCTGGCCGATGACTGA
- a CDS encoding ATP-binding protein has translation MSDVVELARKPAVLEVPATLGALGEIAAFVLRLAARAGLGTGATYRIRLAVDELATNIVMHGYRGGEGRITVLGRSGPDGVRIVIEDTAPAFDPVAGRLPPAPGVPPERRRVGGLGIHLALTSVDAYTYARRDGRNISTLTVKAEGTDACPPRP, from the coding sequence GTGAGTGACGTGGTCGAACTGGCGAGGAAGCCCGCCGTGCTGGAGGTGCCCGCGACGCTGGGGGCACTGGGCGAGATCGCCGCGTTCGTCCTGCGGCTCGCCGCCCGGGCCGGCCTCGGCACCGGGGCGACGTACCGGATCCGGCTGGCCGTGGACGAACTGGCCACCAACATCGTGATGCACGGGTACCGGGGCGGCGAGGGACGGATCACCGTCCTGGGCCGCTCCGGTCCCGACGGGGTGCGGATCGTCATCGAGGACACCGCCCCCGCGTTCGACCCCGTCGCAGGCCGCCTGCCGCCCGCCCCCGGGGTCCCCCCGGAACGGCGCAGGGTCGGCGGCCTCGGCATCCACCTGGCCCTGACCAGCGTGGATGCGTACACCTATGCCCGCAGGGACGGCCGCAACATCAGCACGCTGACCGTCAAGGCCGAGGGGACGGACGCATGCCCTCCACGACCGTGA
- a CDS encoding aldehyde dehydrogenase family protein: MTKRELSGHPLAHPGKLFIGGQWVPARDGRTEPDISPIDGQEIVPVAQAAATDADAAVAAARTAYEEGPWSRLSAQERALRLNRVGELIERDLEEIALLETVDMGKPFAFSSTVDAPMAAQLMHYYAGAVTRVDGSSRAPAGGQLAYTLREPLGVVCAITPFNFPLLLSMTKIAPALAAGNTVVHKPSPATPLTALKIAELFQEAEIPDGVLNVVTGPGVELGETLTGHPGIDKIAFTGSTAVGQSIIRKSAGTLKKVTMELGGKSANIVFADADLDAAEELAFFGIYYNKGEICTAGSRLLLQRPIHDELVERLVRRAAALKPGDPRDPDTLFGPLAHRAQFDKVSSYIEVGEKEGALLRTGGTGWTPEGASSQGLYFLPTVFTGVDNGMRIAQEEIFGPVLSVIPFDTEEDAVRIANDSAYGLAAGVHTKDLRRAHRVASQIKAGTVWVNCYNQYDPSVPYGGYKASGYGRECGPESLESYTQTKSVWIGMD; the protein is encoded by the coding sequence ATGACCAAGCGCGAGCTCAGCGGCCACCCGCTGGCCCACCCCGGGAAGCTGTTCATCGGCGGCCAGTGGGTCCCGGCCCGGGACGGCCGCACGGAACCGGACATCAGCCCGATCGACGGACAGGAGATCGTACCGGTGGCCCAGGCCGCCGCGACCGACGCGGACGCCGCCGTCGCGGCCGCCCGCACGGCGTACGAGGAGGGCCCGTGGAGCCGGCTGTCGGCCCAGGAGCGAGCGCTGCGGCTCAACCGCGTCGGTGAGCTGATCGAACGGGACCTGGAGGAGATCGCCCTGCTGGAAACGGTGGACATGGGCAAGCCGTTCGCCTTCTCCAGCACCGTCGACGCACCCATGGCCGCCCAGCTGATGCACTACTACGCGGGCGCGGTCACCAGGGTCGACGGCTCCTCCAGGGCCCCCGCCGGCGGCCAGCTCGCCTACACCCTGCGCGAGCCGCTGGGCGTGGTCTGCGCCATCACCCCGTTCAACTTCCCGCTGCTGCTGTCGATGACGAAGATCGCCCCGGCCCTCGCGGCCGGGAACACGGTGGTCCACAAGCCCTCCCCGGCCACCCCGCTCACCGCCCTGAAGATCGCCGAGCTGTTCCAGGAGGCGGAGATCCCCGACGGGGTGCTGAACGTGGTCACCGGGCCCGGCGTGGAGCTCGGCGAAACCCTCACCGGCCACCCCGGCATCGACAAGATCGCCTTCACCGGCTCCACCGCCGTCGGACAGTCGATCATCCGCAAGTCGGCCGGCACCCTGAAGAAGGTCACGATGGAACTCGGCGGCAAGTCCGCCAACATCGTCTTCGCCGACGCCGACCTCGACGCCGCCGAGGAACTGGCCTTCTTCGGCATCTACTACAACAAGGGCGAGATCTGCACGGCCGGCTCCCGGCTGCTGCTCCAGCGCCCCATCCACGACGAACTGGTCGAACGCCTGGTCCGCCGGGCCGCCGCCCTCAAGCCCGGGGACCCGCGCGACCCGGACACCCTCTTCGGGCCGCTGGCCCACCGCGCCCAGTTCGACAAGGTCAGCTCCTACATCGAGGTGGGCGAGAAGGAAGGCGCCCTCCTGCGCACCGGCGGCACCGGCTGGACCCCCGAGGGCGCCTCCAGCCAGGGCCTGTACTTCCTGCCTACCGTCTTCACCGGCGTCGACAACGGGATGCGGATCGCCCAGGAGGAGATCTTCGGCCCCGTCCTGTCGGTCATCCCCTTCGACACCGAGGAGGACGCCGTGCGCATCGCCAACGACAGCGCGTACGGCCTCGCCGCCGGCGTCCACACCAAGGACCTGCGCCGGGCCCACCGGGTCGCCTCGCAGATCAAGGCCGGCACCGTCTGGGTCAATTGCTACAACCAGTACGACCCCTCCGTCCCCTACGGCGGCTACAAGGCCTCCGGCTACGGCCGCGAGTGCGGCCCGGAGTCCCTGGAGAGCTACACCCAGACCAAGTCGGTCTGGATCGGCATGGACTGA
- a CDS encoding MinD/ParA family ATP-binding protein translates to MTRTIVVHSHRGGTGKSSVLANLALLLAAAGQRVGVVDTDLQSPTLDLLFGVAPGTGSLADYLLGRCEIEAAARRTSVAGLYVVPARTGTAALRELMATGYDVGLLPEGFERLARSHALDVLLLDTHAGLNNESVTAMGSADVVLIMTRADRVDLSGVEETIALAGRLACRRALVLSMAPEGVDHQAVRRRAEEVYGTPLAGILPYVPEMAALYGERIFAEAFPDHPLVGEFRTILTALDARDEVSRA, encoded by the coding sequence ATGACCCGGACCATCGTGGTGCACTCGCACCGCGGCGGCACCGGGAAGTCCTCGGTGCTGGCCAACCTCGCCCTGCTGCTGGCCGCGGCCGGACAGCGGGTCGGGGTGGTCGACACCGACCTCCAGTCGCCCACCCTGGACCTGCTGTTCGGGGTCGCGCCGGGCACCGGCTCGCTGGCCGACTACCTGCTCGGCCGCTGCGAGATCGAGGCCGCCGCCCGGCGCACCTCGGTGGCCGGCCTGTACGTCGTACCGGCCCGGACCGGGACGGCGGCCCTGCGGGAGCTGATGGCCACCGGGTACGACGTCGGCCTGCTCCCGGAGGGCTTCGAGCGGCTGGCGCGCAGCCACGCGCTGGACGTCCTGCTGCTCGACACGCACGCAGGGCTCAACAACGAGTCGGTGACCGCCATGGGCAGCGCCGACGTCGTACTGATCATGACGAGGGCGGACCGCGTGGACCTCTCCGGGGTCGAGGAGACCATCGCCCTCGCCGGGCGGCTGGCCTGCCGGCGCGCCCTCGTCCTGAGCATGGCGCCCGAGGGCGTCGACCACCAAGCCGTCCGCCGGCGCGCCGAGGAGGTATACGGCACCCCCCTGGCCGGAATCCTCCCGTACGTACCGGAAATGGCGGCCCTCTACGGCGAGCGCATATTCGCCGAAGCGTTCCCCGACCACCCCCTGGTCGGCGAATTCCGCACGATCCTCACGGCGTTGGACGCACGTGACGAAGTATCGCGGGCCTGA
- a CDS encoding type 1 glutamine amidotransferase domain-containing protein has product MRILVVLTAKATLHLLDGEQHPSGFWAEEFVVPYTLFQAAGHTVDVATIGGATPTVDQTSIDPGFLRYVRPEGSPDEDAANAAEYVRVIEQAPQLRSPLAIESLGEKDVAGYDALYISGGHGAIGDLPKSDELAQVLRWAIAQDKPLATVCHGHTALLALRDGEGRWPFEGYRMTAFSHDEELVTNMAGRLPLILEAELTRLGARYEKADVIWDSHVVVDRKLTTGQNPYSSKALAETFLRRLEEA; this is encoded by the coding sequence ATGAGGATTCTCGTCGTCTTGACGGCAAAGGCCACCCTCCATCTCCTGGACGGGGAGCAGCACCCCTCGGGCTTCTGGGCCGAGGAATTCGTGGTCCCCTACACCCTCTTCCAGGCCGCCGGCCACACCGTCGACGTGGCGACGATCGGGGGCGCCACCCCCACGGTCGACCAGACCAGCATCGACCCCGGCTTCCTGCGGTACGTCCGCCCGGAGGGCTCGCCCGACGAGGACGCCGCCAACGCGGCCGAGTACGTCCGCGTCATCGAGCAGGCCCCCCAGCTGCGCAGCCCCCTCGCGATCGAGTCCCTCGGCGAGAAGGACGTCGCCGGGTACGACGCCCTCTACATCAGCGGCGGCCACGGGGCCATCGGGGACCTGCCGAAGTCCGACGAGCTCGCGCAGGTGCTGCGCTGGGCCATCGCCCAGGACAAGCCCCTCGCCACCGTCTGCCACGGCCACACCGCCCTGCTCGCCCTGCGCGACGGGGAGGGCCGCTGGCCCTTCGAGGGCTACCGGATGACGGCGTTCTCCCATGACGAGGAACTGGTCACCAACATGGCCGGCCGACTCCCGCTGATCCTGGAGGCCGAGCTGACCAGACTCGGCGCCCGCTACGAGAAGGCCGACGTCATCTGGGACTCCCACGTCGTCGTCGACCGCAAGCTCACCACCGGCCAGAACCCCTACTCCTCCAAGGCCCTCGCCGAGACGTTCCTGCGCCGGCTCGAAGAGGCGTAG
- a CDS encoding PP2C family protein-serine/threonine phosphatase has translation MPSTTVIILDVHPLPPAGLLEALRLMDAELVTPTLPLLLRGRLDALPAGDVLLVPAEADGDTVRTVVRRLRRWAGAPIVVAWTVADFAALERHVRLGHDYLVPPFLPALVAARLRSCTERAGLGRTVQEADARAELMGYEKELEIGREIQAGFLPESLPVPAGWEIDVRFRPARQVAGDFYDVFEISRGRRLALVVADVCDKGVGAALFMALIRSLLRHTAENSGLQHLMAAGRSGGSRRTPVVGATPLLNAVTATNGYLTRNHLRQGYFATLFFGVLDPRTGSLVYINGGHNPPLLLSGDGSGTRALEVTGPAVGVLPDCVYTLGYAQLDPGDTLFVFTDGVPEARCPEGYFLGDDRMLELLAGPPASGRDVVDLMDRAVREHTGTAEQHDDVTMLALHRPRAARGPHADGAGYRVVA, from the coding sequence ATGCCCTCCACGACCGTGATCATCCTCGACGTGCACCCGCTGCCCCCGGCCGGACTGCTCGAAGCGCTCCGGCTGATGGACGCCGAACTCGTCACCCCCACCCTCCCGCTCCTGCTGCGCGGCCGCCTGGACGCGCTGCCCGCGGGGGACGTCCTGCTCGTCCCCGCCGAAGCCGACGGGGACACCGTGCGCACCGTCGTGCGCCGGCTGCGCCGCTGGGCCGGGGCCCCGATCGTGGTCGCCTGGACCGTCGCCGACTTCGCCGCCCTGGAGCGGCACGTCCGCCTCGGCCACGACTACCTCGTCCCGCCCTTCCTGCCCGCCCTGGTCGCGGCCCGGCTGCGCAGCTGCACCGAACGCGCCGGACTCGGCCGCACCGTGCAGGAGGCCGACGCCCGCGCCGAACTCATGGGCTACGAGAAGGAACTGGAGATCGGCCGGGAGATCCAGGCCGGCTTCCTGCCCGAATCGCTGCCCGTCCCCGCAGGCTGGGAGATCGACGTCCGCTTCCGGCCGGCCCGCCAGGTCGCCGGGGACTTCTACGACGTCTTCGAGATCTCCCGGGGCCGCAGACTGGCCCTCGTCGTCGCCGACGTCTGCGACAAGGGAGTGGGCGCCGCCCTCTTCATGGCGCTCATCCGCTCCCTGCTGCGCCACACCGCCGAGAACAGCGGCCTGCAGCACCTGATGGCCGCCGGCCGCAGCGGCGGCAGCCGGCGCACCCCGGTGGTCGGCGCCACCCCGCTGCTCAACGCGGTCACCGCCACCAACGGCTACCTCACCCGCAACCACCTCAGGCAGGGGTACTTCGCCACCCTCTTCTTCGGCGTCCTGGACCCCCGCACCGGCAGCCTCGTCTACATCAACGGCGGTCACAACCCGCCGCTGCTGCTCTCCGGCGACGGCTCCGGCACCCGGGCCCTGGAGGTCACGGGACCTGCGGTCGGGGTCCTCCCCGACTGCGTCTACACCCTCGGCTACGCCCAGCTCGACCCGGGCGACACCCTTTTCGTGTTCACCGACGGAGTGCCCGAGGCACGCTGCCCCGAAGGCTACTTCCTCGGTGACGACAGGATGCTCGAACTGCTCGCCGGCCCCCCGGCGAGCGGCCGGGACGTGGTCGACCTGATGGACCGGGCGGTGCGCGAGCACACCGGCACCGCCGAACAGCACGACGACGTCACCATGCTGGCCCTGCACCGGCCACGTGCGGCGCGGGGGCCGCATGCGGACGGCGCGGGCTACCGGGTGGTGGCGTGA